The region CCGACCTCGGTCGGCGCGGGCCTTCCTCCCAACACCGCGGGTCTCGGCCCTCCGAGCACGGCCCGCACCTCCCATCCGGGTGCCTGCGGCAGTGCGGGCAGTATCTGCGGGGGCCGGGTCGCACCCAACCCGCAGGCGGTCGTCAGTACACGAACGACACCCCGAAGCCGCCCGCGGCGCCTGCCTCCGATCGTCGTGGACCCCAGTGTGGGTACCGGCTGCGGCCCTCCCGGGTTCGGTTGCCCGTAGTCCGAAATGCAAAGGCACATCCTGTGAACGACGATCGACATGACCGGATTCTGCTCGCCAAGACTGCGGCGCAAGACGAGGCGGCGTATCGCGACCTGTTCGAGCGTTACTACCCCCGCGTGTTTGCGTTCGTGAATCGGCGGTTGGGCAGCCCGGAGCTCGCCGAGGAGGCCGTTGCGGATACGTTCTTCGAAGTCTGGCGAGGTGCCACCGGTTTTCAGGCGAAATCCCGCGTGTCCACATGGATCCTTGGCATCGCAACCTTCAAGTGCCGGGAGACCTACCGCTCCCAGGGGCGGCTGAAGCGCTCAGCCGTGGTCTCGACACCGATCGAGCATCTGGAGACGGTCGCCGGAGAAATGGATCCGGAGGCGCGTCTCGTCGCCCGCGACGAACTGCGTTGGGCGAAGTACCGGATCGAGGAGCTTCCGGAAGACCAGCGCAAGGTCGTCGAGCTCTCGATCGTCGAAGGCCGCAGCACCGACGAAGTCGCCCGGCGCCTGCGGGTCTCCGGCGGCACGGTGAAATCTCGCCTCTCTCGCGCACGCAAGCATCTGCGCGCACAAACCCATTCGAACGGAAAGGAGGGCTGACGATGGCCATGTCTCGTACCGCCTCGTGCCCCGCCGAGGTCCTCGACTGGATCGCCTGGTATGCGGAACCCGAACTCCCGAGCAACGTACGCGGGGTGATCGATCGCCACGCGGCCGAATGCCTGGCCTGTCGCGAAGAGCTCTCCTGGATCCAGGACGAGACGGATCTCGCGGGCGGTGACGCTCCCGATGCCGAACGCTTCTTCAGCCAGGTGCTGCAGCGCGTGAAGAAACAGGTGGATGTCTCCCGACCCGCACCGCGACGCCCCCATCGCCAAGGGAGCAATCTTCTGGCTGCGGCCGCCGCGGCGTTGATCCTGGTCGGCGGCGCCTGGCTCGGCCTCTCGCGCGCGGTGCCCGAACCGCTCTTCACCGCAGCCGCTCCCGCGCTGAGCGTGGAAACGCTGCCCACGGTCGAGGTGATCTTCCGGGACGAGACGTCCTGGGCGGAGATTCGCGAAACCCTCGCGCGGCTGGATCTCAGCGTTGTCGCCACCCCTGCAAACACCTCGGGAAGACTGCGACTGGCGGTCGCCAATGGGGCGATTGGGGCGGACGCAGAGCTGGATGACGCCCTCTCCGCCCTGCGCGCGAGCGGCCTCACCCGCTTCGCCGAACGCGCGCTTCGCTAGCGGGCACCCCCACCTACCCGATGCGCTTCCTCTCTACGCTGCTCTGCTCGCTGAGCCTGCTCCTCCCCCTCACGACGTGGGCGGAAGAAGGCGAGGAGGCGTGCGCTCCGCTTCCGGAATCGGCGCCGCGGATCAGCAAAGCGCTCGATGAACCGGTCGGAGCCGAAGGGGCGACGGTCTTGTTGGTCCTGCCCCGCACAGCACTCGACGGCCTGGACGATCCTTCGTCGATTTTTGCCGAAGGCGTAACGATCGTCGATTCGTT is a window of bacterium DNA encoding:
- a CDS encoding sigma-70 family RNA polymerase sigma factor; the encoded protein is MNDDRHDRILLAKTAAQDEAAYRDLFERYYPRVFAFVNRRLGSPELAEEAVADTFFEVWRGATGFQAKSRVSTWILGIATFKCRETYRSQGRLKRSAVVSTPIEHLETVAGEMDPEARLVARDELRWAKYRIEELPEDQRKVVELSIVEGRSTDEVARRLRVSGGTVKSRLSRARKHLRAQTHSNGKEG